TGAATGTGCtaacaaaatgtttatacCACACTTAAAGTATAAAGTACAATACTTAAACTTACGATTATGattatgtatgtaattatatCTAAACAAATACGTACAACGGACAAGACATTCAAGATGCAGCAGGCAGTCTCATTACCATCTAAGTAGCACTCAGATTGAGCAACTTTCAACAGTTTACAGTTTAAGGATACTGACAATGTACGCGTACAATTTAACTCGATAAACAAAaccaattgaatttaaatgtttaataaatatgtgtggAAATGAAGTCAagttttaattcatttattaattaaaagctaTTTATGCTTGGGTcttaactattttattttactactATGGCTCTTTGTCATTCAAAAACAATGGATCTAAACTGCATCGATGTGGTTCCGCCTCATAGTTATAATCCTGGCGAGTGGACAATTGTTGTCCAATATCTCGTGCCAAAGAGTCCGACTCCTCGGTATTAGCCTCGGCAATAAGCAACTACAAAGTGGCAGTTAACAAGAGTCTTTATACACAAATTGGAAATGTTCAAACTCACCTCAATTTCGCGTGCCATAAACTTTTCGGTTGCCTCGCTTAACGTCTTTTGGGGCTGTCCAGTTAAAGCATTCTCCAGAAATGTATAAGCCTCACTGCAATGTATAGAAATATTAGTACAGTTTCATGAAGTATTCAATTTACTTGCCTCATATCGATGCCTTCCAGTTGTTCCGGCTCCGGTTGCGGCTCATTACGCCGAATGGCATTCAAGACTGCGGCGGATTCGTATTCACAGAGATTTGACAATTCCGATTTGTTCAACAACTCCAGCCAATGATTGATGTTGTTGAGACTCACTGAGTTATAGTCTTGATTCACAGCCTGCTCGGCATTCGCGTAGCTCTTGCAAAAGAAATCTgctttatattaattaaaaatcctTATTTTGAAAGTTGTCTCACATACCAAGTATTTTTTGCGTATTACCACGACGTGCACGTGTCACCGTCTCCAGGTTGGCGTGAGTGCAGCCATTTTGCTGGAGAAACTCGAGCACTGTTCTCTTTGTATAAGCTGATATATCggatttcttttttgcagcagcatcagctttgccgcttttaatgtttatttcttCAGCCATTCTCGCTTGTTGATTGTTGACGAACAGCTGTTTGGCGGCAGTGCACTGCAGAGCTGCCAACTTTTTGCAAAGTGGCTACTGCAGCCCTGGTTTGAATTTCACCTCAACTGACtgccaatttaaatataaaatatgaatatatctataatacttataaaatggatatttatattagatattaatatgtatacatacatatatgtttgcACGAATGCTTTGTTTGCACTGACTTAAGGCTGTTCTTTGTTGCGCAGTGTAGCAGACAACAGACACAACAAGCTGCTGTCAGTGTTAGAAGACGAACGAGAGTGAACGGACGCGCCACCGCACTGTGCACTGTGGAAATTTGCTCCACTGCCAGCGAACTGATTAGAGAAATCCTTTTGTTTCAAAAGAAATGTTATCAAGAAGCAAATTATTAGTTTAGTTACCCAATTAGTgcaatcatttaatttgcttttgaaaAAATAAGGATAAACACCAAAAAGAGTGTCGCTTTAAAGTGCTGCCAACGAATCCAAAACAAAGGAAAGCGAGCGAGAACAGTTAAAGTGACTCACACTCCCCATTGCCATTTAGCATTATTTCCAATACCAATTGCCATTGTCACTGCCTGTTGCGCTATATCCGCATTGCGttccacaaacaacaacaacaacaagaacgaatataaaaacgaaacgagctttctatataatatatatcctCGTCTTCATATATGGCTATGGAGGTGGAGCCAGAACGAGAACTTGGCATGCTGCAAAAGCATCGCAAACACATTGAATCGAACATCACGAAGCTGATCAATTGCACAGACTACAAGGCGCTGATGACTGAATCTGTCAACATTGGCCTCCTCACTTTAACCATGCGTCACAACATCGAGGAGCTCAATACAGGCGAGGCATACAACAAGTCCGCTGTGGATTTGCAGCACGAACAGCATCGCAAGTACTTCGAGAAGATCACGAAACGTGGTCCACATGCCTACGAAGCACTGAAGACAGTCTTTAAGCGGCTGAGACTCATGGATGCGTTGCGCATACTCGAGTCGGTGGATGACTCCAATGGTGGTGACTTCATCTCGCTAAGTAATAACAACCAGCAGCGTAACTCCCACTTAAGTCAGATcgttaacaacaataacaacagcaacagtttgGACGCGGACATTGTGGACAATCGACTGGTAAGTGGCTGTGGCTTCTACCTTGATGAATTACTAAAACCAATCCTTTGCAGAAACCCACGGATCCCAGTTGGATCTTGCAGCCGTATACGCAACCGTTGCCGGATGAAACTCGCGTCGTACAAAAATCGGATTGCATTCACACAGATAAGCTGCCCGTCTACAAAATGCAATCGCAACACAATCGCGGTGTCCTGCTCATTGTGAACATCATTGATTTTCCGAATATCGACAGAAAGCGGAAAGGTGCTGAGGGCGATGGCAAGTCATTGATACATGTGTTCCGTGAGTTTGGCTTCACCGTCTTCAACTATGACAACCTCAATCAGGAGGAGTTCTTCAGCACACTGCAGAAACTCACCAAATCCGAGTATGTGCAACGTACCGAGTGTTTTGTCCTTGTGCTCATGACCCACGGCATGCGGGTGAATGAAAAGGATCGCGTAGAGTTCAAGGATGGATCCATCTGTGATGTGACCAAGATCACCGAGCATTTCCAGGCGGACAAGTGCCCACACCTACACGACAAACCCAAGGTGCTAATATTTCCCTTTTGTCGCGGCGAACAACCCGATGCGGGTCGCCATGTGCAGCTGAtgccgcagccacagccacaaatAGATACtgacagcatcagcagcacaAACATCAATGTTCCCACTCTCAACAATCTGCTCGTTGCCTACGCTAGCATCCCGGGTTATGAGACGCATCGGGATGAAGAAACCGGCAGTTGGTATATACAGAAGTTGTGTGATATTTTTGCTCGAAATGCGCACAACACTTGCTTGGAGGATATGCTGAAGTTGATCCAAGATGCGGTGGGCAACATGCGGACCAGAGAAGGCAATCTGCAGACGGCGCAATACGAGAACAACGGCTTCAGCAAGAAGCTGTACTTCAATCCCGGTTTCTACCTCGGAAAAAACAACACTGCCAACTGAGATTATGTTGAGCACAATCCTCACATTCCTCAACTCTCCACAGTCTGATTTgatacatttgcatttaaactcGTTCTTGTTCGCGTTCGCTCGACgttctatatctatatctatatcttcTAGCCTCCTTTTATACACatgtttgtattattatgAAAGCTACTCAAAAGAGTAGAAGGGAAATACTTAAAGTGCAAGgaaagcatttgcatttatatatatcgatCAGAGATTATAAGAACTGAACTTGATTTATAATTCAAGAACTCTTATTAGAGAGAAGCTTTTTGCTGCTCTGAATAttaaagttattcaagaatAGAATCAGAGTCATATCGtattatttgcattgcttTGATTGCACTTCATTTTTCCCTTAGCTTTCTTCTTTGATCtacatatttctatttttattttctatatatatatatgtgattGTTCTATTGCTCAAATCCCAAGCGTGGgaagaaaaacatttgcaatatcttaaagtaaatattttctcCCCGCCTCTTTTGTTTAAACAGCAATATCTCAGAGattattaaagcaaattttgtgtgctctaagcaaattaaatttgcttttacaatacaaatatttagctACCCTTACTTAAAAGTAATTCAATAACTCTTGATCTTCGTATATATCTTCCATTtctgtattttatattgtatatgtgaTTGTTCAAGTCCCGCGTCTGCCAATGTGAAATACTCACGTATTAtgattatacatacatatatattttatacatacaaaCTATGCTTTGTacaataaacttttttaaaatatgaactACGATTAGTGACTTAAATTAGCTGCTTAACTAAACTGTCGTTTactcatcatcttcatcaatCTCTTCTAGATGcgataattgcaatttgcccGCTGCGCGattttggctgctgctctgtGGTTTTTTGGACTTTTTGCTAGTCTTTTGTCCAATTACATACTCGGGCATCAGCACCTTGGAGCCGCGCAGTTGTGGCTTGTCCATCTCCACATCTTCCACTTCAGTTTCTTTCAACTGCTTGAGGTTGCGATTCAACTTGCTCTTCTTCTTGAACTCAATTTTGTGACCCTTTCCCGCCTCGTTGTCTCTGTCATCTTCCTCCGCTGCTTCGCGATCACGCTGTGCATCCATTTCCCGCAGAAAGGATAAAGCTGCTGCCGAGTTGGTTTGATCCGAGATGTCGACATCAGAGAGCGAGTATTTCTTCCACTTGTGCGGATTCACCTGGTAGTCGGGTGTCTTGCGCGGCTTCAAGCAACGTGCCAGCGGCATCTCGGGCTTCTTGAAAATGCTCTCCTTGCCGACGAGGCGACGCAAactctcatcatcatcactgcCGTCGTTGCCCTGTTCAATGCTGCGTCCCTGACGATAGTGCATCACCTGTTTACTGCCTTTTATAGTGTATGGCTTGGCTCGACTCTGGTCGAGAGCTGTGCCCTTCAGTTCCTTGCTTGCATCATCTAGGCAGGCAAAGAGTGCATCACGTTTTGCACTAAATtcttgcattttattgtttatgttttgcaGTTTGTTCAATTTACGATGttagtgctgccaacttgatTCACAAAACACAGCTCACAGCTGTTTGCTGTGTGCACTGAAATTGCGGGCGTTTACAACACTTAACAGTGCCGGTGTGTAGTCGAGTGACCAAAAGTGTGCGTGCTCAGCGAAAAAACCTAAATTTAACACAATTCAGGTgcatatattacaaatttaagaaCTTATCGTAAAATTGGTGTCTGATTGCGTAAATACATCTGCGTAAATTGAGTGTAAAGAATTATGCATGCTAAAAAGGAAAACTAACCCATCACTAAAGTTCCCATGTGCCAGGCGGCAACTGCAGCTTGCCACTGCTATAAACAATCATTCATCTATTAGAGTGCAATGGTTTTAAACGTACTTTTGCAGcaataacattattattataatacttGTACACAGTATGCGTTAGTTTGTACattattaatgttttatttgtcGCTGAGCTGTTTATCAGGTACATAGCAACCCTGTCGTTGCGCAGTGTTGCACAGTTCAAAACTGACAgctgttttgtatttgtctGTTCAGTGTTTAACAACACAGCTACTTGTCAGCTGTTTTGTATTTGGAAGCAAGTCATAAAAAAATAGCAACGTGAACAAACGCTGTCAACTATTCGTTCAATGCGtgcaaattcttttaattttgtataaactGTTTTTAACTGTGATAACGAGAATGTCCTTGCAAACAGCCCTGACATTTATATTCACTATACTCACTTCCGTTAGCATTGTAGCTGCGATTATTTTGTTGGGTAAGCACAGCAGGTGCAACAGACTCATGGGACACGACTCctcaaatgaaataacaaagaaataataatgatgttaTCATAATCATTATGTTTTCTGTTCGCAGGCTGGTTTCTCATTTGGAAGGCATTTCTGTCGAAATTTCGTCTGGTTCGTGAGCTGCTGGGTCAAGAGGAGCTGGAGGATCAACCACTACACGTTGGCGAACAAAATCAAAACGTTCGAGCACGCAAAGCAAGACGCGACTAAACTATCAACTCAAACTATCATATATctactataatatactatactatacacGATGAACATACGCTGCGCCAAACCCGAGGACCTTATGACAATGCAGCACTGCAATCTGCTGTGTTTGCCTGAGAACtatcaaatgaaatactaCTTTTATCACGGCTTGACTTGGCCCCAATTGAGCTATGTGGCCGAGGACGATAAGGGTGGCATTGTCGGTTATGTGCTGGCCAAAATGGAGGAACCCGAGCCCGGTGAGGAGAGCAAACATGGACACATTACATCACTGGCGGTCAAGCGTTCCTATCGTCGTCTCGGTCTCGCCCAGAAACTGATGAATCAGGCCTCCCAAGCCATGGTCGAGTGCTTTAATGCCCAGTACGTCTCGTTGCACGTACGCAAAAGCAATCGCGCTGCCCTCAATCTTTACACCAACTCGCTGAAGTTCAAGATCATCGAGGTGGAGCCCAAGTACTATGCGGATGGTGAAGATGCTTATGCCATGCGTCGCGATCTGCGGGAGTTTGCTGACGATGACAACAAGGGGCAGAACAAGGATGGCGAGGAGGGCgagaagcacacacacagaggcaccTCTGGCACTCACAATCACAGTGGTCATGATGGTCATTGCTGCTGAACAGCAGCTTtggaaacacaaaacaaaactaaatactTACAAAAGGGCAATGGAAGTAATACAAAAATGGAATGCATGCTGCATTGTAGTCTTGCATTTTTATGCGTTaggttttgtatttatgtaacacataaaacataaaataataattaaacgaTAATGACAAAAAACAAGATTAATGTTGTACAGCTGAGAGTCGATAATTGCACttaaatgatttatatataaaagtcaAAATTTAATAGTAAATAATTTCCCTTAACTGTTAAATTTTTTAACATGAAATCAGTTTTCGTTTAACTGCAACTTTTCCATATACATAAATCTAGTTGCAATTATCGACATTAAGCTGCGCATACATTCTTATTTATGTCCTTtgatgcatttattttaaggGGGTTCCCCTGCAATATTCATTTCGGTTGCGCAGCCACGTGGAACTGTTATTAATTTTCCCgccaaaatattttcacagaGCTTAATTAAGCTTGCAAACTTGAGCTGGGTTTATTTACTTGCTAAATTTGCAACCCAGTTGCCAACCAAAAACTGTTCCCAGCATAGTTTTCCAGTGCCATAAAGCAGACAAAAGCTGCGCTTTCTTTGCAAATTTCCCCATGTTGTGGGATATTTGCCAAAAGAGCGAGCACAGCGTCTGCGCAAAGCTGCTGTGCGGCAACAGCTGTTTCAGTTTGGCACGTGCACTCAGTTGGcgccaaagccaaaacaatTGAGCACAAAATCCTTGGAGAGAATTGTGCCCCGCAAAATCACAGCTGTGTGTTGTCAAACGTCAaactgatgctgctgctgcttctgctgctgctggctgccgCTATATTGGGTTTGGCTGCCAAATAAACGACGTTAGTTCGTGAGGCGCTGGCTGAGCAGTAACGTCACGGTCACGGGTAATTTTGCAAGCGTACGTACATAATTCCGTACTTTTTGCCAAAGAGTACAACGTGGAGAAAAATCATCGAAATGGATTTTTAGTGCAATTCTGTGCGCGAagcttaaacaaatttaatgttggcagcactgccaaaatataaaaaagaattcaacACTGCAGCCCTGAATATCACAAAAGTGCGAATTttatgcgtgcgtgtgtgtgtgagagagaacGCGCGCGTTAAAAGTGAAAGcgtaatgaaaacaaacagcGCCGCAGCCTTTAAAAATTGCGACTTAAATCAATAAACGTCGTGAGACAAAGCCgccaaaaaaacgaaaaacgagaaacgaaaaaaaaaaacgccgtGTGGATGCAGAAGACGCGAGACAAAAGGACTCGAAAgcagctgttattgttgtgcctCAAACGGGGTCAAAAGTTCGTGTGACGTTCCGCAACACCCGTCTGTCTAATTTCGCCGCATACAACTAACTAACTGTAGTAATACTTGTTAAAAGCACTCAAGTGCAGCTACTGTCCTGTCTAGTGAGTGCGAGgagtgcagctgcagcacagtagaagaagaagaagacgctGGCCAGACAAAAGCGTTAGACAAGTGTGCCCAAATAGCCTGCGGATATAAATACACAagtgtaagtgtatgtgtatgagtgtgtgtgtgtgtgcacatgcACTCATGTGTGCGCTTATGAGTGTGCTAGTGTGAGTGTAAAGTGTAAATATACAAACGCAAAGACAAACTAGGCCAATTCGCGAGggtgaaagagagagcgaagaaGAAATAACTAAAAAGTTCTGTGCTGGCACATTTGTCAATGACTGAGGCCAACGACTCGCGTGACTGGGAACAGCTATAACAATAACTGTACCCACTCTACTCCTCCACCTTTTGTTTGTCTTCTAGGTAAGTCAACTTCAAAGCAAACTTTCGCAGCGGGTGTAATGACATTTGTcaagccaaaaaaaagcacaGAAGCCGCCTCCCTCATTATGATCattacaatacacacacacatcattaTGATCTTTGTCACTGTCAACGGCAACTCGAGTTGCGTctgtcaacagcagcaacgtcatctctttttctttcggcaatgttcttgttgttcttgttgttgtagtacgTGTTGGCTCTGAAGATGTCAACAACTTTTGCGGAGATTCTGATTCTGCTGCCAACTTCACATGTTTCGTGCTTGTTTACGTCACGTTTGTGAGAAGCGCTGAGAAGGGCGACGGGCAACTGTCAAAACTCTTTCACTTCAAAATGGCCGCTTCCGTTTCCGTTCCGTTTCCGCCGTTTGCTTGATTGATGCCCACCGCACGCGCACCACTAATTAAACTTATTTAGCTCtgtctgtgtatgtatgtgtgtgtgtgtttgtagtcGCCATCGGTCGCCGCaaatgatgacgatgacgccTTCGATCCCCTTTCCCCTCCCGCTTCACATTTCTGTCGTCGTCCTGGCGCAGCAATTTTTCATTCTCGACTGTCTCGGTCTCGCTTTGAGTGTTTATggcttcaattcaattaaacaacTGGGTCAGCTGTGGCCGCATTGCCAACTGGCTTccagcctcagcttcagcttccaGCTTCGTGTAGTCTAGATGTGGGCAAAAATCAAGTTGCAGCGTAATTAATTTTCAGCATAGGCCGCATCAGACATCAGCGTTGAGTGCAGTAGAATAGTAGTAGAAGAGaatccctctctctctctctctctatctctctctcttctcacatctctttcaactttttgtgtgaaaattgaataatcCAAATACGCCACGAgctaaaatcaaattgatgaAATGCCAGCGAtagcaaaaaggaaaatccaaagagcgaaaagcaaaatatttccaCCATCGATGCACTTCGATCTTAAAGCGTCATTAATAGCCTCATTAAATGCGATTTTATGGTCGCTATCGAGTTATCGAGCAACTGCAAAGGGCAGTTGATTTAAGTCAAGTATAAGTTGATTACGTAGCAAGCGAAGTGAATAAAAGGACATATGCAAGATGACAGAGTTCAAAGGATTCAAAGGAaaaactctgtgtgtgtgtgttattacAGGGGAAATTTAATATGTTGTCGATGGGGGAAAACTGACCACGAATGATGAATAATAATAGCATAaagttatataaataaattgcagcggaaatatttatgaagttGTTTAAAAGGAATTGCCAATGAACAacattaaatgaatgaatttcacAGAAATATGTCATTTCACTTCAAGAGAATATTTGAGTATTGTAGTTCTCAGAAATGATTGTCGATTGATGTGTGATTCGTAATGATAAAACATTTAAGGCTATTAGTAGAACAAGTTCAAATATGTAGttcaaattgatttacaaatttaagaaaCTAACCAACGacaatttcaaaacaattgGAAACATTTTAAGGAAGAAAATTAAAggcaaaataatataataataaatacaattttagcTATCAGATTACTTGATTGATGTGGACAAAATACTTTCATTAGAGGAAGATTGTAGTATAATAACTTTAAAGTTATGAAAGTAAATACAGTTAGGaattaaaatcatataaattagATTGCAGAGAAAAAGgttcaacaaaattattaaaagttgacagtaaataaaaggaaaataaagcTATCTGGTCAAtggaatatattattaaattgtgcattttagtttattgaattcttcatttttatgtaattCAAAAAGAGAAATTGTGATGATAAAGTAGAGATGTTGAAGACATTCGAACTTAtttgaataactttaaaattgtgaaagtaaatacaataaagaaTTTGGGAGCATACAATTTAGTTTACAAAGTTAAAAACCCAATCAtctttcaataaattgaagGAAAATAAAGCAGTCAAAAGaaatatgttattaaattGAGTAGCTAAACTTCagcttttgcaatttataagaagaaaaattaaatgcgGAGTAATGTGTTAAAGGCATTCGAACTTATTAAgtttataaaagtaaataaggAAATTCTATGTATAGAAATGAATGTGaagagtttaaaaataaaacatcaaTAAGTTCAAAAATAGTAAGAAATTAGCAgaaataaaacatttgaaagaaatttgaacttaaatcgttaacttgaatttttgaaagttATAATTATCTATCCGGCCAGCAGAGAAATTTAagagaatatataatatttaaaaggcATTAAGACTTTGTTAAATCGgtttaaatttatacttataaaagttgaaagtaaattcaaattgtataaaaaacaattggGTAGAGAATAGAATTTGGCAAGTTAAAAAATCAAACATCAATAAGTTTTAAAAGTAGAAAGAAATGAACAAATATAGAACAGTTGAAAGGAATTTGATATGGAATtatctatttcaatttaaagtcataatatatgtacataagagGAAGTATCTTTAAGGCATGctaacattaaaaaatttgtttaaattgatGTTGACAAAATTTGgaagtaaatacaaattgcataaaaaacaattgtgtAAAATGAGCAATGAACTTAAAAATCATGCAAAAGTAGTGAGaactgaacaaaaaaagaaattgtctatttgcattttaaaaagtCATATTTATCTATTCAATAGACAtgaataaatatgtgtgttaGAGGAAGTATCTTCAGGGCATTTTAACGTTGTAAAATAAGTTTACATTTATGCTGACAAAATTCGaaagtaaatacatatgttACAATAAGTAGAGAAAAGAATTCGACAAGTTTAAAAATCAAAcatcaataaatacaaacgAGAATAAGAAATGCCAAGGACAGCAAATTGAAGCAAATACAATAAACTAAAAGTCATTCAAGCTTAATTTAGCTTCGCTTGTTCGAACTTTGCCTCTACTACTCTCAAACTACGAgactatttatttgtttatccaaggtcataaattaataaaatttgggAATTTCCGCATGTTTcttttggcaacaacaataaaaacatgaaatGTCCATTAAGCATGCTCTTTTTTATTGTATCGTTTTGATGTTTATGAGGCGATTAGTTTCGCTTTCGTCCCAAAAAAAGCAACTGCctcattcattaaaaaaaagaaagaaaagtggAAGAAGTTTTCGATAAGTTTGCAATGATTTGGACTTTTTAGAGGTACAATATGCGAGGTATTTATCGCTCATCGATTTAAATGTCAGTCGGAAAATTTGTCCTGCGGGAGTCAAGAGTGAAACTTTGTGCCCCAAAAAACTTGCAGCTAAAGTTGatcaatgaaattaaaaagatttatgATTTTCGAGTTGTGCAActtttgaaatgaatgaatcCGAAAATGTGCCAGCAAATATCCTAAACACATAcacttatatatacatatatatatatatgaacaaTCAACGGGGGAGATGAAAGTTTTTCAAGTTTCAAGTGTCATCCCCATTACTTTGAATTGCAGCCATTTCGGTTAATGCGCGAGGACACGGATTCGAATTCGGTTGCGGACCCTGGTTAGCAGCAGGTTGCCAGCCAGAAGCAGAATTCACATTTGGGGCCAATGAAAAGggcaaccaaaataaaaataaaacttataataATCAGCAAACAAAAGCGCGTTACTTTCTATTAAAATCGAAAGAGGTTCGGGTTCAAATTTTCGCTTGACCCAACAGAAAAAATCGAGAgccaacgaaaaaaaaacaagtaagaaagctacagctgagtgtgctcgactgtgagatactcgctacctaTTGTAcggtattaatattaaaatattaaatacaaaattaatataccgcaaaaatactaaaaatatactaactgctattttgggtatattgataaagcaatacattcaaaatataccatagagtgataaatatactgtattcaaaatataccgtagaagtcaatatataccatattgttaACGAAAGCGGTATTAATgttagaatataccaaattaatataccgcaaaagtactaaaacatgccaaaggttatatttggtatattgatataccactacatgtaaaatataccggattgcTAGTCAAATCTAAAACATACCATAGAGTGATAAATAtactgtattcaaaatataccgtagaagtcaaaatataccatattgttaACGAAAGCGGTATTAATgttagaatataccaaattaatataccgcaaaagtactaaaatatgccaaaggttatatttggtatattgatataccactGGAAATATAGCgaattggtatattgagaTTGCActctatttcttatagtctctgagatctattTGTTCATAcaaacggacggacagacggacggataTGACTttatcgtcttggctgttaacgctgatcaagtatatacatacatatatacatactttatagggtcagagatgcagtcacaaattaaaatactcttctaccatatggatagcgggtataaaaatcgagccaaagcaaaaatagaaaaattcgagtgaaatacaaattatgttaatttaaagTGAAGGCGGCCCcgagtgaatgaatgaaagaaaaatacgTCGCAAAGTGTTTAAACGCATTTGGAATAGAACGCAATGCATACAGAAGCGACAGGACG
This is a stretch of genomic DNA from Drosophila albomicans strain 15112-1751.03 chromosome 3, ASM965048v2, whole genome shotgun sequence. It encodes these proteins:
- the LOC117569309 gene encoding caspase Dronc, translating into MAMEVEPERELGMLQKHRKHIESNITKLINCTDYKALMTESVNIGLLTLTMRHNIEELNTGEAYNKSAVDLQHEQHRKYFEKITKRGPHAYEALKTVFKRLRLMDALRILESVDDSNGGDFISLSNNNQQRNSHLSQIVNNNNNSNSLDADIVDNRLKPTDPSWILQPYTQPLPDETRVVQKSDCIHTDKLPVYKMQSQHNRGVLLIVNIIDFPNIDRKRKGAEGDGKSLIHVFREFGFTVFNYDNLNQEEFFSTLQKLTKSEYVQRTECFVLVLMTHGMRVNEKDRVEFKDGSICDVTKITEHFQADKCPHLHDKPKVLIFPFCRGEQPDAGRHVQLMPQPQPQIDTDSISSTNINVPTLNNLLVAYASIPGYETHRDEETGSWYIQKLCDIFARNAHNTCLEDMLKLIQDAVGNMRTREGNLQTAQYENNGFSKKLYFNPGFYLGKNNTAN
- the LOC117569311 gene encoding uncharacterized protein LOC117569311, whose amino-acid sequence is MAEEINIKSGKADAAAKKKSDISAYTKRTVLEFLQQNGCTHANLETVTRARRGNTQKILDFFCKSYANAEQAVNQDYNSVSLNNINHWLELLNKSELSNLCEYESAAVLNAIRRNEPQPEPEQLEGIDMSEAYTFLENALTGQPQKTLSEATEKFMAREIELLIAEANTEESDSLARDIGQQLSTRQDYNYEAEPHRCSLDPLFLNDKEP
- the LOC117569313 gene encoding N-alpha-acetyltransferase daf-31 is translated as MNIRCAKPEDLMTMQHCNLLCLPENYQMKYYFYHGLTWPQLSYVAEDDKGGIVGYVLAKMEEPEPGEESKHGHITSLAVKRSYRRLGLAQKLMNQASQAMVECFNAQYVSLHVRKSNRAALNLYTNSLKFKIIEVEPKYYADGEDAYAMRRDLREFADDDNKGQNKDGEEGEKHTHRGTSGTHNHSGHDGHCC
- the LOC117569314 gene encoding small integral membrane protein 13, with the protein product MSLQTALTFIFTILTSVSIVAAIILLGWFLIWKAFLSKFRLVRELLGQEELEDQPLHVGEQNQNVRARKARRD
- the LOC117569310 gene encoding uncharacterized protein LOC117569310 — encoded protein: MQEFSAKRDALFACLDDASKELKGTALDQSRAKPYTIKGSKQVMHYRQGRSIEQGNDGSDDDESLRRLVGKESIFKKPEMPLARCLKPRKTPDYQVNPHKWKKYSLSDVDISDQTNSAAALSFLREMDAQRDREAAEEDDRDNEAGKGHKIEFKKKSKLNRNLKQLKETEVEDVEMDKPQLRGSKVLMPEYVIGQKTSKKSKKPQSSSQNRAAGKLQLSHLEEIDEDDE